From Primulina huaijiensis isolate GDHJ02 chromosome 15, ASM1229523v2, whole genome shotgun sequence, one genomic window encodes:
- the LOC140960248 gene encoding small ribosomal subunit protein eS17-like, which translates to MGRVRTKTVKKSSRQVIERYYSKMTLDFHTNKKILEEVAIIPSKRLRNKIAGFSTHLMKRIQKGSVRGISLKLQEEERERRMDFVPEESAIKLDRIEVDQETVDLLESMGMKELPGVVLREDQGPINVAPPVNYGRGGGRRY; encoded by the coding sequence ATGGGTCGTGTTCGTACGAAGACAGTGAAGAAGTCATCACGGCAAGTGATCGAGAGGTACTATTCGAAGATGACCCTCGATTTCCACACCAACAAGAAGATTCTGGAGGAGGTAGCCATCATCCCCTCGAAGCGCCTACGCAATAAGATAGCTGGTTTCTCCACCCATTTGATGAAGCGTATCCAGAAGGGATCCGTCCGTGGTATCTCCCTGAAGCTTCAGGAGGAGGAGCGCGAGCGTCGAATGGATTTCGTGCCCGAAGAATCAGCAATTAAGCTTGACCGCATTGAGGTTGATCAGGAAACTGTTGATTTGTTGGAATCCATGGGGATGAAGGAGCTCCCAGGTGTTGTGCTCAGGGAGGATCAGGGGCCCATCAATGTTGCGCCACCTGTGAACTACGGCCGTGGTGGTGGAAGGAGATACTGA
- the LOC140958888 gene encoding probable UDP-N-acetylglucosamine--peptide N-acetylglucosaminyltransferase SPINDLY produces the protein MGSTENDVGEEKRKEPLDGQVSPAQPFTEIRSPLGNGPVRKSIEGKNALSFADILRSRNKFVDALAVYESVLEKDIENVEAHIGKGICLQMQNLGSLAHESFAEAIRLEPQNAFALTHCGILFKDEGRLVEAAEMHQKALKADPSFKLATECLAIVLTDLGTSLKLAGNTQAGIQKYYEAIKIDPHYAPAYYNLGVVYSEMMQYDTALSCYEKAAIERPMYAEAYCNMGVIYKNRGDLESAIACYERCLAVSPNFEIAKNNMAIALTDLGTKVKLEGDISHGVALYKKALYYNWHYADAMYNLGVAYGEMLKFDMAIVFYELAFHFNPHCAEACNNLGVIYKDRDNLDKAVECYEMALSIKPNFSQSLNNLGVVYTVQGKMDAAASMIEKAIVANPTYAEAYNNLGVLYRDAGNISLAIEAYEHCLKIDPDSRNAGQNRLLAMNYINESSDDTLYEAHRDWGIRFMRLFPQYTSWDNPKDPERPIVIGYVSPDYFTHSVSYFIEAPLIYHDYGNYKVVVYSAVVKADAKTNKFRDRVLKHGGKWRDIYGIDEKKVASLVREDEIDILVELTGHTANNKLGMMACRPAPVQVTWIGYPNTTGLPSIDYRITDALADPPDTKQKHVEELVRLQESFLCYTPSLEAGPVCPTPAQSNGFVTFGSFNNLAKITPRVLQVWARILCAVPNSRLIVKCKPFCSESVRLQFLSLLEKLGLESQRVDLLPLILLNHDHMQAYSLMDISLDTFPYAGTTTTCESLYMGVPCIAMAGDVHAHNVGVSLLNTVGLSNLVAKNEEEYVKLALQLSSDIQSLSSLRMSLRNLMLKSPVCDGSKFTKGLESAYRCMWQRYCKGDVPSLRRMEMMQQKQHIHAQEDVWGDPDVRFTDPVKINDSGNDPLTQPIKANGFNMEPSSSFSTSNREENVLSRKTTCNPGKLS, from the exons ATGGGGTCAACTGAAAACGATGTTGGcgaggaaaaaagaaaagaaccaCTTGATGGCCAGGTTTCTCCAGCGCAGCCTTTTACTGAAATCAGAAGCCCTCTGGGCAACGGCCCTGTCAGAAAAAGTATCGAAGGGAAAAATGCCTTATCTTTTGCAGACATTCTCCGCTCTAGGAATAAGTTTGTGGATGCACTTGCTGTTTATGAGAGTGTGTTGGAAAAGGACATTGAAAATGTTGAAGCTCACATTGGCAAAGGAATTTGCCTGCAGATGCAGAACTTGGGTAGCCTTGCACATGAAAGTTTTGCCGAAGCAATTCGATTGGAACCCCAAAACGCATTTGCTCTCACACATTGTGGGATTTTGTTTAAAGACGAGGGTAGACTGGTGGAGGCTGCTGAG ATGCATCAGAAAGCTCTAAAGGCTGACCCTTCCTTCAAGCTAGCCACAGAATGCTTGGCAATCGTACTAACAGATCTTGGAACAAGCTTGAAGCTGGCTGGTAACACTCAGGCGGGAATACAAAAGTATTATGAAGCTATCAAAATTGATCCACACTATGCT CCAGCTTATTATAATCTGGGTGTAGTCTATTCAGAAATGATGCAATATGACACAGCCCTCAGTTGTTATGAAAAAGCTGCAATTGAGAGACCCATGTATGCTGAAGCATATTGCAATATGGGTGTTATCTACAAAAATCGAGGGGATCTGGAGTCAGCTATTGCTTGTTATGAGAG GTGCCTGGCTGTCTCCCCAAACTTTGAGATTGCAAAAAACAACATGGCTATTGCATTAACTGATTTAGGCACAAAG GTTAAATTGGAGGGTGACATCAGTCATGGTGTGGCATTATATAAGAAAGCTCTCTATTACAACTGGCATTATGCTGATGCCATGTACAATCTTGGAGTTGCATATGGAGAAATGCTGAAGTTTGACATg GCCATTGTATTTTACGAACTTGCTTTCCACTTCAATCCCCATTGTGCAGAGGCATGTAACAATTTAGGTGTGATATACAAAGATCGAGATAACCTTGATAAAGCAGTAGAGTGTTATGAG ATGGCATTGTCAATCAAACCAAACTTTTCCCAGTCATTAAACAATCTTGGAGTAGTGTATACTGTCCAG GGCAAAATGGATGCTGCTGCGAGCATGATTGAGAAAGCTATTGTTGCAAATCCTACCTATGCAgaagcatataataatttag GGGTTCTCTACAGAGATGCTGGGAACATATCTCTGGCAATTGAAGCATATGAGCATTGCCTCAAAATAGATCCTGATTCTCGCAATGCTGGACAG AATCGGCTGCTTGCCATGAACTACATAAATGAGAGTAGCGATGACACGTTATATGAAGCTCACAG GGATTGGGGTATCCGCTTTATGAGATTGTTTCCACAGTATACATCATGGGACAACCCTAAGGATCCAGAAAGGCCAATTGTGATTGGATATGTGTCTCCTGATTATTTTACCCATTCTGTATCATATTTCATTGAAGCACCACTGATTTATCATGACTACGGGAACTACAAGGTGGTTGTTTACTCGGCAGTTGTAAAG GCAGACGCAAAAACTAACAAGTTCAGAGACAGAGTCCTAAAGCATGGAGGGAAGTGGAGAGACATTTATGGTATCGATGAGAAAAAAGTTGCGAGTTTGGTTAGGGAAGATGAAATTGATATCTTGGTGGAACTTACTGGCCATACTGCAAACAACAAGTTGGGGATGATGGCTTGCCGACCTGCGCCTGTGCAG GTAACTTGGATTGGCTACCCGAATACAACTGGTTTGCCTTCCATTGATTATAGAATCACTGATGCTCTTGCTGACCCCCCTGATACAAAACAAAA ACATGTTGAAGAGTTAGTTCGATTACAAGAGTCCTTCCTTTGTTACACTCCTTCACTTGAAGCAGGGCCAGTGTGTCCAACTCCTGCCCAATCAAATGGCTTTGTTACTTTTGGTAGCTTCAACAATCTTGCAAAG ATAACACCTAGAGTGCTTCAAGTCTGGGCAAGGATTTTATGTGCAGTTCCAAATTCCCGGCTTATTGTGAAGTGCAAGCCCTTTTGCTCTGAAAGCGTGAGGCTTCAATTTCTTTCATTGTTGGAAAAGTTAGGTTTGGAATCACAACGGGTTGATCTTCTGCCTTTAATTCTTCTCAACCATGATCATATGCAAGCATACTCTTTAATGGACATCAG CTTGGATACCTTTCCTTATGCGGGGACAACTACCACATGCGAGTCTCTATACATGGGAGTTCCATGTATTGCAATGGCAGGTGATGTTCATGCTCATAATGTTGGTGTAAGTCTCCTCAACACGGTTG GATTGAGCAATTTAGTCGCCAAGAATGAAGAGGAATACGTAAAACTGGCTCTACAGTTATCCTCTGATATACAGTCCCTCTCAAGCTTGAGAATGAGTCTCCGAAATCTCATGCTCAAATCTCCCGTATGTGATGGATCAAAATTTACAAAAGGCCTAGAGTCAGCCTACCGGTGCATGTGGCAGAGATACTGCAAGGGCGACGTGCCATCTTTGAGGCGTATGGAAATGATGCAACAGAAACAGCACATTCATGCACAAGAAGATGTTTGGGGAGATCCAGATGTCAGATTCACCGACCCAGTGAAGATAAATGATTCTGGAAATGATCCCCTTACACAACCCATCAAGGCCAACGGATTTAACATGGAGCCATCTTCCTCCTTCAGCACTTCAAATCGAGAAGAAAATGTGTTGTCTAGAAAAACAACCTGTAACCCAGGCAAGTTGAGCTGA
- the LOC140960329 gene encoding casparian strip membrane protein 1-like produces the protein MENMEIGVTKRVSKGKAPFVGNSRGVSYKRAIGIFDVVLRISAATAALAATITMGTTEQTLPFFTQFFQFQASYDDLPAFTFFVIAMSIVTGYLVLSVPFAVVCVARPLVTAPRVLLIVCDTLTVTLATSAASASTAIVYLAHTGNSGANWLAVCSQFSDFCQRASGAVVAAFVAVVLILFLVVLSALALRKN, from the exons ATGGAGAACATGGAGATTGGAGTAACAAAGAGGGTGAGCAAAGGGAAAGCACCCTTTGTGGGGAATTCAAGGGGAGTATCATATAAAAGGGCTATAGGAATATTCGATGTTGTCCTCCGTATAAGCGCGGCCACTGCGGCTTTAGCGGCCACCATCACCATGGGAACTACAGAGCAGACCCTTCCATTCTTCACCCAGTTCTTCCAGTTTCAAGCCAGTTATGATGATCTTCCCGCTTTCAC CTTCTTTGTAATAGCTATGTCCATAGTCACCGGATATCTGGTTTTGTCCGTCCCTTTCGCTGTAGTATGCGTCGCACGACCTCTCGTTACCGCACCAAGGGTCCTGTTAATTGTTTGCGATACA CTGACAGTTACATTGGCTACTTCCGCCGCCTCCGCCTCCACAGCGATAGTGTACCTGGCTCACACTGGGAACTCGGGAGCCAACTGGCTGGCGGTATGCTCGCAATTCAGCGATTTCTGCCAGAGGGCCAGCGGAGCAGTGGTAGCGGCTTTCGTTGCGGTAGTTCTGATACTTTTCTTGGTGGTGCTGTCTGCTCTGGCTCTCAGGAAAAATTAA